In a genomic window of Curtobacterium flaccumfaciens pv. betae:
- a CDS encoding nucleotidyltransferase family protein yields the protein MRGQDTEHSDIDLLVHLTPAASLFDLGGFAHEVERITGFEVDVSPTTSRTTSTSPTSSTKPCRCDAGSPVHASAPQRP from the coding sequence GTGCGCGGGCAGGACACCGAACACAGTGACATCGACCTGCTGGTCCACCTGACCCCCGCGGCATCGCTGTTCGATCTCGGTGGATTCGCGCACGAGGTCGAGCGCATCACCGGTTTCGAGGTCGACGTCTCACCGACGACCTCGAGGACGACGAGCACTTCGCCCACGTCCTCGACGAAGCCGTGCCGCTGTGATGCCGGCTCCCCGGTTCACGCCTCGGCCCCGCAACGACCGTGA
- a CDS encoding HD domain-containing protein, translating into MSVDVEALLTPPSPVAARALDVVRAWSEPALVHHCLRSWAWAVLLAPTVDLEPDPELLFVATMLHDLGVTPSFDAHGVPFEDAGGAVGSVFALGAGWDAVRARRVGEIIERHMWRSVDPELDAEGHLLEVATSLDVSGVGFDRWSSDDLRDVTAALPRLDFSATFDGLIHEQASRKPSSAAARLDGSGNVAAGGDRWAAFLAS; encoded by the coding sequence ATGTCGGTCGACGTCGAAGCCCTGCTCACCCCGCCCTCCCCCGTCGCTGCGCGCGCACTGGACGTCGTGCGGGCATGGTCCGAACCCGCCCTCGTGCACCACTGCCTGCGCTCGTGGGCATGGGCCGTCCTGCTCGCCCCGACGGTCGACCTCGAACCGGACCCCGAGCTGCTCTTCGTCGCGACGATGCTCCACGACCTCGGCGTGACCCCGTCGTTCGACGCCCACGGGGTGCCCTTCGAGGACGCCGGCGGCGCCGTCGGTTCGGTCTTCGCGCTCGGTGCCGGGTGGGACGCCGTGCGAGCCCGTCGGGTCGGGGAGATCATCGAGCGGCACATGTGGCGGTCCGTCGACCCGGAGCTCGACGCCGAGGGGCACCTGCTCGAGGTCGCGACCTCGCTCGATGTCTCCGGTGTGGGCTTCGACAGGTGGTCGTCGGACGACCTGCGGGACGTCACGGCCGCGCTGCCCCGTCTGGACTTCTCGGCGACGTTCGACGGGCTGATCCACGAGCAGGCTTCGCGCAAGCCCTCCTCGGCCGCGGCTCGCCTCGACGGCTCGGGCAACGTGGCCGCCGGCGGGGACCGCTGGGCGGCCTTCCTGGCATCCTGA
- a CDS encoding amidase family protein: MTATKQAARKQAASKKRTTIAGVALIALVGTVLAATPAITAAAPAAVDASPAAMLAPYYTDLDLTSDDQVTQADLAVLTDHLGATTASTDWATVSAADTDADGTITVADLAGLSQRMIYDDGPFQLVEASTIDMQAAMNAGVTTSVAITEDYLDRIAAYDRAKVDTASTGRPLNSIVTTNADALAAAKTADAERAEHGMTSMLLGVPIAVKDNYDTKDMPTTGGCGCWDDNQTDTDAAMVTGLRDAGAVILAKASLDEFAFGFVSEFSSNQPAGSSLLVASPYSTAQTAGGSSGGTGAAISANLAGIGFGTDTGGSIRVPSTYNQLVGIRPTVGLTSRDGIIPLALSQDTGGPIARSVTDAAVALDAVTGVDAADPATAAQAGKVPTSYTSSLDADSLQGSRIGYVTSMVGTNATTKRLFDASVAKLEAAGATVVPITATTAFNRVLSEGSGSTNEFKHDLDEYVAKHLDPDVAARSLQGILASGEYVPSRKSTYQSRDLITDAQYQAWAGPTGSHTTQLATGKQLVTQMLDDQDLDALVYPSGTPYGTQSTNMRLSPNTGMPAITVPMGQATAADNTITGAGVNLEFLGRSFDESTVIGLGYAFEQETHARTTPALYPALG; encoded by the coding sequence ATGACCGCCACGAAGCAGGCCGCCCGCAAGCAGGCCGCCAGCAAGAAGCGCACCACCATCGCCGGCGTCGCACTCATCGCCCTCGTCGGCACCGTCCTCGCCGCGACCCCCGCGATCACCGCCGCCGCACCCGCGGCCGTCGACGCCAGCCCCGCCGCCATGCTCGCGCCGTACTACACGGACCTCGACCTGACCAGCGACGACCAGGTCACCCAGGCCGACCTCGCCGTGCTCACCGACCACCTCGGTGCGACGACCGCGAGCACCGACTGGGCGACGGTCAGCGCCGCGGACACCGACGCCGACGGCACCATCACCGTCGCCGACCTGGCCGGGTTGTCCCAGCGGATGATCTACGACGACGGCCCCTTCCAGCTCGTCGAGGCGTCGACCATCGACATGCAGGCCGCGATGAACGCCGGGGTCACCACGTCGGTCGCGATCACCGAGGACTACCTCGACCGCATCGCCGCCTACGACCGCGCGAAGGTCGACACCGCGTCGACCGGGCGCCCGCTCAACTCGATCGTCACCACCAACGCCGACGCCCTGGCCGCCGCGAAGACCGCGGACGCCGAGCGCGCCGAGCACGGGATGACGAGCATGCTGCTCGGCGTGCCGATCGCGGTGAAGGACAACTACGACACGAAGGACATGCCGACCACCGGTGGCTGCGGCTGCTGGGACGACAACCAGACCGACACCGACGCCGCGATGGTCACCGGCCTCCGCGACGCCGGCGCCGTGATCCTGGCGAAGGCCAGCCTCGACGAGTTCGCCTTCGGCTTCGTCTCCGAGTTCTCGTCGAACCAGCCCGCCGGCTCGTCGCTCCTGGTCGCCAGCCCGTACAGCACGGCGCAGACGGCCGGTGGCTCGAGTGGCGGCACCGGCGCGGCGATCTCCGCGAACCTCGCCGGGATCGGCTTCGGCACGGACACGGGCGGGTCGATCCGTGTGCCGTCGACGTACAACCAGCTCGTCGGCATCCGGCCCACGGTCGGCCTGACCAGCCGCGACGGGATCATCCCGCTCGCCCTGTCGCAGGACACCGGTGGCCCGATCGCCCGCTCGGTGACCGACGCCGCGGTCGCGCTCGACGCCGTCACCGGCGTGGACGCGGCGGACCCGGCGACGGCTGCGCAGGCCGGCAAGGTGCCGACGTCGTACACGTCGTCGCTCGACGCCGACTCCCTGCAGGGCTCCCGCATCGGCTACGTGACGAGCATGGTCGGCACGAACGCCACGACGAAGCGTCTGTTCGACGCCTCCGTCGCGAAGCTCGAGGCCGCCGGTGCCACCGTCGTCCCGATCACGGCGACGACGGCCTTCAACCGGGTCCTGTCCGAGGGCAGCGGCAGCACGAACGAGTTCAAGCACGACCTGGACGAGTACGTGGCGAAGCACCTCGACCCCGACGTCGCCGCGCGCTCGCTGCAGGGCATCCTGGCCTCGGGCGAGTACGTGCCGAGCCGCAAGAGCACCTACCAGTCGCGCGACCTGATCACGGACGCGCAGTACCAGGCGTGGGCCGGACCGACGGGGTCGCACACGACGCAGCTCGCCACCGGCAAGCAGCTCGTGACGCAGATGCTCGACGACCAGGACCTCGACGCGCTCGTCTACCCGTCGGGCACGCCGTACGGCACGCAGTCGACGAACATGCGCCTCAGCCCGAACACCGGCATGCCGGCGATCACCGTCCCGATGGGCCAGGCGACCGCTGCCGACAACACGATCACCGGTGCCGGCGTGAACCTGGAGTTCCTCGGCCGCTCGTTCGACGAGAGCACGGTCATCGGCCTCGGCTACGCCTTCGAGCAGGAGACGCACGCGCGCACCACGCCCGCGCTGTATCCGGCGCTCGGTTGA
- a CDS encoding isocitrate lyase/phosphoenolpyruvate mutase family protein, which yields MSTSTADKAVTLKQLHEAPEILRVVNVWDAITAKVVSDLPGTKAIATAGHSIAASYGYEDGGMPLDLALSGAAVVAAATDLPVTADLDDGYEDPAETIRRAIGSGVVGANVEDRLRPFDEAVARVAAITAAAQAEGVDFQLNARTDAIVRGGDRPIDESIEDAITRGKAFLDNGAALVFVPGAIERSVVERLVAGLGRGKLSVIGLPGALPAAEYEALGVARISYGPLTQRVALRALRDLATDLYADGVVPEDTPTLN from the coding sequence ATGAGCACGAGCACCGCCGACAAGGCCGTCACCCTCAAGCAGCTGCACGAAGCCCCCGAGATCCTGCGCGTCGTGAACGTGTGGGACGCGATCACCGCCAAGGTCGTCAGCGACCTGCCCGGCACGAAGGCGATCGCCACCGCCGGGCACTCGATCGCCGCGTCGTACGGGTACGAGGACGGCGGCATGCCCCTCGACCTCGCCCTGTCCGGGGCAGCGGTCGTCGCCGCCGCCACGGACCTGCCGGTCACCGCCGACCTGGACGACGGCTACGAGGACCCCGCCGAGACGATCCGCCGCGCCATCGGCTCGGGCGTCGTCGGCGCCAACGTCGAAGACCGGCTGCGTCCCTTCGACGAGGCCGTCGCCCGCGTCGCCGCGATCACCGCCGCGGCACAGGCCGAGGGGGTCGACTTCCAGCTGAACGCCCGCACCGACGCGATCGTGCGCGGCGGCGACCGCCCGATCGACGAGAGCATCGAGGACGCGATCACCCGCGGCAAGGCGTTCCTGGACAACGGCGCCGCCCTGGTCTTCGTGCCCGGCGCGATCGAGCGTTCCGTGGTCGAGCGACTCGTCGCCGGTCTGGGCCGCGGCAAGCTCTCGGTCATCGGCCTGCCCGGCGCCCTGCCCGCCGCGGAGTACGAGGCGCTCGGCGTCGCCCGCATCTCGTACGGCCCGCTCACGCAGCGGGTCGCGCTGCGCGCGCTCCGTGACCTGGCGACCGACCTGTACGCCGACGGCGTCGTGCCGGAGGACACCCCGACCCTGAACTGA